A single window of Streptomyces sp. NBC_00464 DNA harbors:
- a CDS encoding helix-turn-helix domain-containing protein, whose protein sequence is MLEALGLSEEETRVYSELIRTGPCEIRRLPGLVGLAAERVEAVLTNLTDLGLLSRTAGAQPRVIASPPDIAGEVLLLRRLQEVHTAHAALSRLALAHPAPAHGPDTDLSVEFTPDEAVAQRVDQIQSKARDEVLIFDVPPYVIRHGGDARASNVRELEQLSAGVRYRTLYDPRALEAPSAIVRISRYVEAGEEARSGPVLPMKLMIVDRELAILPASNDDAPGGLGSVLVRPSPLLSGLIALFERFWDTGISLAALAGRPPGRELSAGELFEEDAQLLTLLLSGLTDDGIARHLGLGRRTVLRRVKALMDRAGASTRMQLGWYAARQGWSHWPEGH, encoded by the coding sequence GTGCTCGAAGCACTCGGACTTTCGGAGGAAGAGACCCGCGTCTACAGCGAGCTGATACGCACGGGCCCGTGTGAGATCCGCCGCCTGCCCGGCCTCGTCGGGCTGGCGGCGGAGCGGGTAGAGGCGGTACTGACGAATCTGACGGATCTCGGCCTGCTGAGCCGCACGGCCGGCGCACAGCCCCGTGTCATCGCGTCCCCACCGGACATCGCGGGCGAAGTCCTGTTGCTGCGGCGGCTGCAGGAGGTGCACACCGCTCACGCGGCGCTGAGCCGGCTCGCCCTCGCCCACCCGGCGCCCGCCCACGGACCGGACACGGACCTGTCCGTCGAGTTCACGCCGGACGAGGCGGTCGCCCAGCGTGTCGACCAGATCCAGAGCAAAGCACGTGACGAGGTCCTCATCTTCGATGTGCCGCCGTACGTCATCCGGCACGGCGGCGACGCTCGAGCGTCAAACGTCCGGGAGCTGGAGCAGTTGTCGGCCGGTGTGCGCTACCGCACTCTGTACGACCCCCGGGCCCTGGAGGCGCCCAGCGCGATCGTCCGGATCAGCCGCTACGTCGAGGCGGGCGAGGAGGCGAGGTCGGGTCCCGTTCTCCCCATGAAACTGATGATCGTCGACCGGGAACTGGCGATCCTCCCCGCGTCGAACGACGATGCCCCGGGCGGCCTCGGCTCGGTACTGGTGCGCCCGAGTCCCCTGCTCAGCGGCCTGATCGCCCTGTTCGAACGGTTCTGGGACACCGGTATCTCCCTGGCCGCTCTGGCCGGCCGTCCCCCCGGCCGCGAACTGTCTGCCGGCGAACTGTTCGAGGAGGACGCCCAGTTACTCACCCTCCTGCTCAGCGGGTTGACCGACGACGGTATCGCCCGTCACCTGGGCCTGGGGAGGAGGACGGTCCTGCGCCGGGTCAAGGCACTGATGGACCGGGCGGGCGCGTCGACACGTATGCAGCTGGGCTGGTACGCGGCACGACAAGGGTGGTCCCATTGGCCCGAAGGCCACTGA
- a CDS encoding AAA family ATPase, translating into MESAEAPVVTVRVLGGFRVECQGRELHPDRWVRLSSRRLLKAMALAEGTRMHRTRLAAMLWPGAAPRAAAGSLRVALHAVRRTLEPELTEGRRSAYVLSHRDGSVSLAEGRVEVDLGSALAIASEAPQHAARALLAEVLPDDGHEPFVLAARRAHAELRRRTALACAARLPERELIRLLRDVLLIDPLAGEVCQTLLDRLIAAERPGEAVRQYHTYRGALLDACGMEPDPPLRELFAQAQAASTALPPPREEVRRTPLVGRDAELAFLTRPPGPGASRVVAVTGEPGIGLTRLLDETASHLRRGKAVHVLRANPADGPADGPFAAVLAAVDAGVARLTPGARTALAAAHPGAAAVLPALDGAMGRATPGTASDIHALVGTLARRLPVVWLLDDLHQASAPALRMMGNLIRRAAGLPVRFVFSHRFAGLRPPRVLAAAHPLVLRRLTRDQCVLMARDPAGGHVMYLASRGNPLCAVEPGRVRQRLAREPAAVVEVVDRLSAHSDGLSYVALVREIEPGRRTGFLQGLEQALRTGWVVAGRGAAGPHYEVALPAARAVTEPTRDERPEAEPAQGAGSEPVPAVAETVRMLVSARPPLQADEPASHSPPRDVSGLRANGTTLVVPRTSPAAYVSTRPPGPSVP; encoded by the coding sequence GTGGAATCGGCGGAAGCACCCGTTGTCACCGTCCGCGTTCTCGGCGGATTCCGGGTCGAGTGCCAGGGACGGGAACTGCATCCCGACCGGTGGGTGCGGCTCAGTTCGCGACGCCTGCTGAAAGCCATGGCGCTCGCCGAGGGGACTCGCATGCACCGGACGCGGCTGGCCGCGATGCTGTGGCCCGGTGCCGCACCCCGAGCCGCGGCCGGAAGTCTCCGCGTGGCGCTGCACGCCGTACGCCGCACGCTGGAGCCGGAACTGACGGAGGGCAGACGTTCGGCCTACGTCCTGTCGCACCGGGACGGGTCGGTCTCCCTCGCCGAAGGCCGCGTGGAGGTCGATCTCGGGTCCGCCCTCGCGATCGCCTCGGAGGCGCCGCAGCATGCGGCCCGCGCTCTCCTGGCCGAGGTGCTCCCCGACGACGGGCACGAACCCTTCGTCCTGGCGGCCCGTCGTGCCCACGCCGAGCTGCGGCGCAGGACGGCTCTGGCCTGTGCCGCCCGGCTGCCGGAACGCGAGCTGATCCGCCTCCTGAGGGACGTGCTCCTCATTGATCCGCTCGCGGGAGAGGTGTGCCAGACGCTCCTCGACCGCCTGATCGCGGCGGAGCGCCCCGGAGAGGCGGTGCGCCAGTACCACACGTATCGCGGGGCTCTGCTCGACGCCTGCGGCATGGAGCCCGACCCGCCCTTGCGGGAACTGTTCGCACAGGCCCAGGCCGCGTCCACTGCCCTGCCGCCGCCCCGCGAGGAGGTCCGCCGGACTCCCCTGGTCGGTCGTGACGCCGAGCTGGCCTTCCTGACGAGGCCGCCGGGCCCCGGCGCTTCCCGGGTCGTCGCGGTCACCGGTGAACCCGGTATCGGGCTGACCCGCCTCCTCGATGAGACCGCCTCACATCTGAGGCGGGGAAAGGCCGTCCACGTCCTGCGCGCGAACCCCGCGGACGGGCCCGCGGACGGGCCGTTCGCCGCGGTCCTCGCTGCCGTCGACGCCGGTGTGGCACGGCTGACCCCAGGGGCACGCACCGCCCTGGCTGCGGCACACCCCGGCGCGGCGGCCGTTCTGCCGGCCTTGGACGGAGCCATGGGCCGGGCAACACCCGGAACAGCCTCGGACATTCACGCGCTGGTCGGGACGCTGGCCCGCCGTCTCCCTGTTGTGTGGCTCCTCGACGACCTTCACCAGGCCTCCGCGCCCGCCCTGCGGATGATGGGGAACCTGATCCGTAGGGCGGCCGGACTTCCCGTCCGGTTCGTGTTCTCCCACCGGTTCGCCGGACTGCGGCCACCGCGGGTGCTGGCGGCCGCGCACCCCCTCGTCCTGCGCAGACTCACCCGCGACCAGTGCGTCCTGATGGCCCGTGACCCGGCCGGAGGACACGTCATGTATCTCGCTTCCCGGGGAAACCCGTTGTGCGCGGTGGAGCCGGGGCGTGTGCGGCAGCGGCTGGCACGTGAACCGGCCGCGGTGGTCGAGGTCGTCGACAGGCTGTCGGCGCATTCCGACGGCCTTTCCTACGTAGCTCTGGTGCGGGAGATCGAGCCGGGCCGGAGAACCGGCTTCCTGCAGGGCCTCGAGCAGGCTCTCCGTACGGGATGGGTGGTCGCTGGACGGGGAGCGGCCGGCCCGCACTACGAGGTCGCCCTGCCCGCCGCGCGAGCGGTGACCGAACCGACGAGGGACGAACGGCCCGAAGCGGAGCCTGCGCAAGGCGCGGGCTCCGAGCCCGTACCCGCGGTGGCGGAGACGGTCCGGATGCTGGTCTCGGCCCGGCCTCCTCTCCAGGCGGACGAGCCCGCCTCCCATTCCCCGCCGCGCGATGTCAGTGGCCTTCGGGCCAATGGGACCACCCTTGTCGTGCCGCGTACCAGCCCAGCTGCATACGTGTCGACGCGCCCGCCCGGTCCATCAGTGCCTTGA
- a CDS encoding ATP-binding protein gives MSGPARFPAAAQLSLNLLGGFTAVRDDDVDIPRRWRRSTAQTLVKLLAVAPGLRRHREEVMELLWPGVSMEAAARNLRVTLHAARHALEPELAPRTPSSFLLTEGDLLLLPADRVRVDVDEAEEAARSALASGDVRALDTVLVVLGHELLPEDRYADWAGERRRRLDVLRERLVKALAERLLADDRTDEAVAVLQVAVDRTPTDEALHLLLARTWCAMGRPRQAIRQYHACREALADELGTRPGAGLESVHRAALAALDTLGTASVARPATNSVPLPAAIRRPERLPLFGRERPLDLLVRHAMSGPDETPLVVVRGEAGIGKTRLVAEAARRAAAEGVRVLWGTGHEAEGQTPYGVFADALDGHLAQYGADERSRLSAEHVGLAALVPSLGAAPPAAASPEEERARLFRAVDGVLTDLAADRPVLVVLDDLHAADPGSLGLLHHLVRTGQGRRRRFIATYRDEMLAADDPRRQVLDGIVRQRMAVDIDLLRLSRADCAGLATAASDLAGRATDRRAASRLFRLSLGNPLFALELATSPDGDLERLAPAHPTPAEPGTDAVPDSIRQLVRGRLARLPEDARRALSALSVAVGAAVSLVEIETVAADGLHPPLTGPEVTTALDAALDAGVIEERDVVLGGRSALGYAFRHPLVRLACAEQLSRASRRRIHQSYADVLLRLRPDAVDALAHHMSVAQDPRAPLQLRAAADRAAALYANDSACVYYQELLACLDATDPAAAPEARLAWGRVLWRAARYAEAEDVLRRAYDDLMTAADHVGALRAAVSLAEALGRAGRPLDGLAVLAAAPESPRSAAADRARRELAVGALSFYAGRYDDTLAALDRAEGETADLASRDRLPLLARLFTIRAAAQLVSGRLIESREAAQEALRAAEKSDDATLLSSALSVVGELAREEGRLDAARDIARRAVSTARRTGDPTLLAFDQSNLAGAELLAGDQVRAAALADAAVRLARSLGSSWVLPYALVVLAEVELRCGRLPQAEAALGECAEAVALTRDPQVLDGMRRLSEELAAAWTRRSG, from the coding sequence ATGTCAGGACCCGCCCGATTCCCCGCCGCCGCGCAGCTGTCGCTGAACCTCCTCGGCGGGTTCACGGCGGTGCGCGACGACGACGTGGACATACCCCGGCGATGGCGGCGCAGCACGGCCCAGACTCTGGTGAAGCTCCTCGCGGTGGCCCCCGGCCTGCGGCGGCACCGCGAAGAGGTGATGGAGCTGCTCTGGCCGGGTGTGTCCATGGAAGCGGCCGCCAGGAACCTCCGCGTCACCCTGCACGCCGCCCGGCACGCGCTGGAGCCGGAACTCGCTCCCCGCACCCCGTCTTCGTTCCTCCTGACCGAAGGCGACCTGCTGCTGCTCCCGGCCGACCGGGTGCGGGTGGACGTGGACGAGGCCGAGGAAGCGGCCCGTTCCGCCCTTGCCTCCGGCGATGTACGGGCGCTCGATACCGTTCTGGTTGTCTTGGGCCACGAACTTCTGCCGGAGGACCGGTACGCCGACTGGGCGGGCGAACGACGGCGGCGCCTCGACGTCCTGCGCGAGCGGCTCGTCAAGGCACTCGCCGAACGACTCCTGGCCGACGACCGGACGGACGAAGCGGTCGCCGTGCTCCAGGTGGCGGTGGACCGCACCCCGACCGACGAGGCCCTCCACCTGCTGCTGGCCCGCACATGGTGCGCCATGGGCCGGCCGCGTCAGGCCATTCGTCAGTACCACGCCTGCCGTGAGGCCCTCGCCGACGAACTGGGCACCCGTCCCGGCGCCGGCCTCGAAAGCGTGCACCGCGCCGCCCTGGCGGCCCTCGACACACTCGGGACCGCGTCGGTCGCCCGCCCCGCCACGAACTCCGTGCCGCTGCCCGCGGCCATCCGCCGCCCTGAGCGGCTCCCGCTCTTCGGCCGGGAGCGCCCGCTCGACCTCCTCGTCCGGCACGCCATGTCCGGCCCTGACGAGACTCCGCTCGTCGTGGTGCGCGGAGAGGCGGGAATCGGGAAGACCCGGCTTGTCGCGGAAGCGGCCCGCCGAGCTGCCGCGGAGGGCGTCCGCGTGCTGTGGGGCACGGGACACGAGGCCGAAGGCCAGACACCGTACGGCGTCTTCGCCGACGCGCTCGACGGCCACCTCGCGCAGTACGGCGCTGACGAACGGTCCCGGCTCAGCGCCGAGCACGTCGGTCTCGCCGCCCTCGTACCTTCGCTGGGCGCCGCACCGCCCGCCGCCGCGAGCCCGGAGGAGGAGCGGGCCAGGCTGTTCCGCGCCGTCGACGGAGTGCTCACCGACCTCGCGGCGGACCGGCCGGTTCTCGTCGTCCTGGACGACCTGCACGCCGCCGACCCCGGGTCGCTCGGGCTCCTGCACCACCTGGTGCGGACGGGGCAGGGCCGGCGCCGACGGTTCATCGCCACGTACCGGGACGAGATGCTCGCGGCGGACGACCCGCGCCGACAGGTCCTCGACGGCATCGTCCGTCAGCGCATGGCGGTCGATATCGACCTTCTCCGGCTGAGCCGCGCCGACTGCGCGGGACTCGCCACCGCGGCGTCGGACCTCGCCGGACGAGCCACCGACCGCAGAGCCGCCTCGCGCCTCTTCCGGCTCTCACTCGGCAATCCGCTCTTCGCCCTGGAACTGGCCACCAGCCCGGACGGGGACCTGGAACGCCTGGCGCCGGCCCACCCGACGCCGGCCGAGCCCGGCACGGACGCCGTTCCGGACAGCATCCGCCAACTCGTCCGCGGCCGGCTCGCCCGTCTGCCCGAGGACGCGCGGCGCGCACTGAGCGCCCTGTCGGTCGCGGTGGGGGCCGCCGTCTCGCTCGTCGAGATCGAGACCGTGGCGGCTGACGGCCTCCACCCGCCTCTCACCGGACCCGAGGTGACGACAGCACTGGACGCCGCACTGGACGCAGGCGTCATCGAGGAGCGGGACGTCGTCCTCGGCGGAAGATCCGCACTCGGCTACGCCTTCCGGCACCCCCTGGTGCGACTCGCATGCGCCGAGCAACTGAGCCGGGCGAGCCGCAGGAGGATCCACCAGAGCTACGCCGACGTCCTGCTGCGCCTGCGCCCGGACGCCGTCGACGCGCTGGCCCACCACATGTCGGTGGCCCAGGACCCCCGCGCACCCCTCCAGTTGCGGGCGGCCGCCGACCGTGCGGCCGCCCTCTACGCCAACGACAGCGCCTGCGTCTACTACCAGGAGCTGCTGGCATGCCTCGACGCGACCGACCCCGCCGCGGCACCCGAAGCGCGGCTGGCCTGGGGCCGGGTGCTGTGGCGGGCAGCCCGCTACGCCGAGGCCGAAGACGTACTCCGACGCGCCTACGACGACCTCATGACGGCAGCGGACCACGTCGGAGCCCTGCGGGCCGCGGTGTCCCTGGCCGAGGCGCTCGGGCGCGCCGGGCGCCCTCTGGACGGTCTCGCCGTCCTTGCGGCAGCGCCCGAATCGCCCCGGTCCGCGGCGGCCGACCGCGCCCGCCGGGAGCTCGCTGTGGGCGCCCTCAGTTTCTACGCCGGGCGCTACGACGACACGCTGGCTGCCCTGGACCGTGCCGAAGGGGAGACCGCCGACCTCGCAAGCCGCGACCGCTTGCCCCTCCTCGCGCGTCTGTTCACGATCCGCGCCGCCGCGCAGCTCGTCTCGGGACGGCTCATCGAGAGCCGTGAGGCCGCCCAAGAAGCCCTGCGCGCCGCCGAGAAGAGCGATGACGCCACCCTGCTCTCCAGCGCCCTGTCCGTCGTAGGCGAACTGGCACGCGAAGAGGGACGGCTGGACGCGGCGCGGGACATCGCGCGGCGCGCCGTGTCCACGGCCAGGCGGACGGGGGACCCGACCCTGCTCGCCTTCGACCAGAGCAATCTCGCCGGTGCGGAGCTCCTCGCGGGCGACCAGGTGCGTGCCGCGGCACTGGCCGACGCCGCTGTCCGACTGGCCCGTTCGCTGGGCTCTTCGTGGGTGCTGCCCTACGCCCTGGTGGTGCTCGCCGAGGTGGAACTGCGGTGCGGGCGCCTGCCGCAGGCGGAGGCGGCGCTCGGCGAATGCGCCGAAGCCGTCGCGCTCACGAGGGATCCGCAGGTGCTCGACGGCATGCGACGGCTGTCGGAGGAGCTCGCCGCAGCCTGGACCCGGCGGTCCGGGTGA
- a CDS encoding D-Ala-D-Ala carboxypeptidase family metallohydrolase gives MLRRTIQLALAFVMIMAASVGGVLATAGPAQADECYSWGRTLLEGMSGADVTQLQIRVAGHVDYGEILSVDGNFGPRTKAAVIKFQQAYGLGADGIAGSQTFSKIYALQDPDCTPIHFTYAELNNCNSDWSGGAVSAATAKSNGLRTMWKLEALRHAMGDVPIVVSSGFRSTACNNAAGGVSNSRHLYGDAADLIGSPSFCALAQRARSHGFGGIYGPGYPNHNDHTHVDGSTSRSWSAPNCGV, from the coding sequence ATGTTGAGGCGTACGATCCAACTCGCTCTCGCATTTGTCATGATCATGGCTGCATCGGTAGGGGGAGTGCTGGCCACCGCCGGCCCTGCCCAGGCCGACGAGTGCTACAGCTGGGGCCGCACGCTGTTGGAAGGCATGTCGGGAGCCGACGTGACCCAGCTGCAGATCCGGGTGGCCGGGCATGTCGACTACGGCGAGATCCTCTCCGTCGACGGCAACTTCGGCCCGCGGACCAAGGCCGCGGTCATCAAGTTCCAGCAGGCGTACGGACTCGGAGCGGACGGCATCGCGGGCTCCCAGACGTTCAGCAAGATCTACGCACTGCAGGACCCGGACTGCACCCCCATCCACTTCACCTACGCCGAGCTGAACAACTGCAACTCCGACTGGTCCGGTGGTGCGGTGAGCGCCGCGACGGCCAAGTCCAACGGCCTGCGCACGATGTGGAAGCTGGAGGCACTGCGGCACGCGATGGGAGACGTGCCCATCGTCGTGTCGAGCGGATTCCGCTCCACGGCCTGCAACAATGCGGCGGGCGGTGTGTCGAACAGCAGGCACCTCTACGGTGACGCCGCCGACCTGATCGGCAGCCCGTCGTTCTGCGCACTCGCCCAGCGGGCTCGCTCGCACGGCTTCGGCGGCATCTACGGCCCCGGCTACCCGAACCACAACGACCACACCCACGTGGATGGCAGCACCAGCCGCTCCTGGTCAGCCCCCAACTGCGGGGTCTGA
- a CDS encoding peptidoglycan-binding domain-containing protein, translated as MTSLQDVPTLRRSGSGGRRSRTGRGALPAFAPSRRTVLQAATAAGFAALGVFSAAREAYADGYDIWTGACPSYAEDHNCSPGCGPSTIYADACVTSGTNTGFHRTDGVTWTLRPNQCYAGTYDGWLWRYSAACGSCGCGIERRCHDGYRNTGSGWVKSICRWTTDCDCPGSVTWPTIGSGATGPDVFTIQHLLTHHGHPTDVDGIFGTDTEAQVEAFQSANGLSPTGSVSAATWPVLVVTVRQGDVNDGVRGAQRQLNKHGSALTVDGNFGSLTRQAVVSFQSLHGLTADGVVGPNTWLTLTGTV; from the coding sequence GTGACTTCACTGCAGGACGTGCCCACGCTGCGCCGCTCAGGGAGCGGTGGCCGCCGCTCCCGGACCGGGCGCGGGGCCCTTCCCGCCTTCGCGCCGTCCAGGCGCACCGTGCTGCAGGCGGCGACCGCCGCGGGCTTCGCCGCGCTGGGAGTGTTCTCCGCCGCCCGGGAGGCGTACGCCGACGGATACGACATCTGGACCGGTGCATGCCCGAGTTACGCCGAGGACCACAACTGCTCCCCGGGCTGCGGGCCCAGCACCATCTATGCCGACGCGTGCGTGACCTCGGGGACGAACACCGGCTTCCACCGGACGGACGGAGTCACCTGGACCCTGCGGCCCAACCAGTGCTACGCCGGTACCTACGACGGCTGGCTGTGGCGCTACAGCGCGGCTTGCGGCAGTTGCGGCTGCGGTATCGAGAGGCGGTGCCACGACGGGTACCGCAACACCGGCTCCGGCTGGGTGAAGTCCATCTGCCGCTGGACCACCGACTGCGACTGCCCCGGCTCCGTCACCTGGCCGACCATCGGCAGCGGTGCCACCGGGCCCGACGTCTTCACCATCCAGCATCTGCTCACCCACCACGGGCATCCCACGGATGTCGACGGCATCTTCGGTACGGACACCGAGGCGCAGGTCGAGGCGTTCCAGTCGGCGAACGGACTCAGCCCCACGGGAAGCGTCAGCGCGGCGACCTGGCCGGTCCTGGTGGTCACCGTGCGCCAAGGAGACGTGAACGATGGCGTACGGGGCGCGCAGCGGCAGCTCAACAAGCACGGTTCCGCACTGACCGTCGACGGCAACTTCGGTTCGCTCACCCGGCAGGCCGTCGTCTCGTTCCAGTCCCTGCACGGCCTGACCGCCGACGGAGTGGTCGGCCCGAACACCTGGCTCACACTGACCGGGACGGTCTAG
- a CDS encoding glycoside hydrolase domain-containing protein codes for MSSRIPWRARAGTALLAVLAGTGAFAAPVPAQADSQPESLRSVTYHGYRIEVPADWQVVDLAENPRACLRFDRPAVYLGEPAEQNDCPAGVVGRSAGIVVEPITARSAGQATAATARTQRGKAIAPSAASSNDTIQIAVEDAGVLVTAAHTAETENLVRGVLASAELTEGAERTALPGAAQRSDATPLAAAGPQPGSYQGKGFDACAAPSQAAMNAWQASSPYSAVGVYISGSFRGCAQPNLTASWVTSQTANGWRLFPIDVGRQAPCTSYSLKMSTDPATAKSQGVTAAAGAITAASNLGIPAGSAIYSDIEAYTSTASCKASVLSYLSGWTERLHSSGYLSGFYSSAASGIKDAAAEYNNGAYTRVDHLFYAWWNGAADTNTGSYVPSSYWSNHQRIHQYAGEVTESYGGYSINIDRDYLDVGNGSTPTPGCSGANLDFTAYSTVRSGSTGDRVKAAQCLLKAAGFDPGTPDGIFGPDTTAAARNFQAGKGLTADGVVGAKTWTALLSRGSTPTVQSGSTGEAVTRLQRALTAALGRTVAIDGVFGSGTAQAVRDYQSSRGLGADGIVGPATWGALQSGK; via the coding sequence ATGTCCTCCCGGATCCCCTGGCGTGCCCGCGCCGGAACTGCCCTGCTGGCGGTGCTCGCCGGTACCGGCGCGTTCGCCGCCCCCGTTCCCGCCCAGGCAGATTCCCAGCCCGAGAGCCTGCGGAGCGTCACCTACCACGGCTACCGCATCGAGGTGCCCGCCGACTGGCAGGTGGTCGATCTGGCCGAGAACCCGCGTGCCTGCCTCCGGTTCGACAGACCCGCCGTCTACCTGGGTGAGCCCGCCGAGCAGAACGACTGCCCCGCCGGAGTCGTCGGCCGTTCGGCGGGCATCGTCGTGGAGCCCATCACCGCCCGCTCCGCCGGGCAGGCGACGGCGGCGACCGCACGGACCCAGCGCGGCAAGGCCATCGCCCCGTCCGCCGCTTCCAGCAACGACACCATCCAGATCGCGGTCGAGGACGCCGGCGTCCTCGTGACCGCCGCCCACACAGCGGAGACGGAGAACCTCGTACGCGGCGTTCTCGCCTCCGCCGAGCTGACCGAGGGCGCCGAGCGCACCGCGCTGCCGGGCGCGGCCCAGCGCTCAGATGCCACCCCCCTGGCCGCGGCCGGACCGCAACCCGGCAGTTACCAGGGCAAGGGCTTCGACGCCTGCGCCGCTCCCTCGCAGGCCGCGATGAACGCCTGGCAGGCGAGTTCGCCGTACAGCGCGGTCGGCGTCTACATCAGCGGATCCTTCCGCGGCTGCGCCCAGCCGAATCTGACGGCGAGCTGGGTGACCAGCCAGACCGCCAACGGATGGCGTCTGTTCCCCATCGACGTCGGCCGCCAGGCCCCCTGCACCAGCTACTCGCTGAAGATGTCCACCGACCCGGCCACGGCCAAGTCCCAGGGCGTCACCGCGGCCGCCGGTGCCATCACCGCCGCGTCGAACCTCGGCATCCCGGCGGGCAGCGCCATCTACAGCGACATCGAGGCGTACACCTCCACGGCCTCCTGCAAGGCGTCCGTGCTGTCGTACCTGTCCGGCTGGACCGAACGGCTGCACAGCAGCGGCTACCTGTCGGGCTTCTACTCCAGCGCCGCCTCCGGCATCAAGGACGCCGCCGCCGAGTACAACAACGGCGCCTACACACGCGTCGACCACCTCTTCTACGCGTGGTGGAACGGCGCCGCCGACACCAACACCGGTTCCTACGTGCCGTCCTCCTACTGGTCCAACCACCAGCGGATCCACCAGTACGCGGGTGAGGTCACCGAGTCCTACGGCGGCTACTCGATCAACATCGACCGCGACTACCTGGACGTCGGCAACGGCTCCACGCCCACACCCGGCTGCAGCGGGGCGAACCTCGACTTCACCGCGTACTCCACCGTCCGGAGCGGCTCGACCGGAGACCGGGTCAAGGCCGCCCAGTGCCTGCTCAAGGCCGCCGGATTCGACCCGGGTACCCCCGACGGGATTTTCGGGCCCGACACGACCGCCGCCGCCCGGAACTTCCAGGCCGGCAAGGGGCTCACGGCGGACGGTGTGGTCGGCGCGAAGACCTGGACGGCCCTGCTGTCCCGCGGATCCACCCCGACCGTCCAGAGCGGCTCGACGGGCGAGGCCGTCACCCGGCTCCAGCGCGCCCTGACCGCCGCGCTCGGCCGGACGGTGGCCATCGACGGCGTCTTCGGCTCGGGCACCGCCCAGGCCGTACGCGACTACCAGTCCTCGCGCGGGCTGGGCGCCGACGGCATCGTCGGCCCCGCCACCTGGGGCGCCCTCCAGTCCGGAAAGTGA
- a CDS encoding MauE/DoxX family redox-associated membrane protein encodes MIGFCGGLTASLVILTLLMGAGSHAASPAALGDALWAHGVLGPRFRRSAAVVLPVAEGVLGAAGAAALVTGHQRGLQAVLVAGAAVFALYAGYTRHVLALGRGGPCGCSGQDVPLSRWVTRRAAALAVFAMSGAAVVGAGPVRLSTAELITLLLAAPACTTLLWYLPAAMHEPTPASVHPPTRATAHQQDRATVHRTAEGVPTRWTSPPAP; translated from the coding sequence GTGATCGGCTTCTGCGGCGGGCTGACCGCCTCCCTCGTCATCCTGACCCTGCTCATGGGTGCGGGCTCCCATGCCGCCAGTCCGGCTGCCCTGGGCGACGCGCTGTGGGCGCACGGCGTGCTGGGTCCGCGGTTCCGCAGGTCGGCGGCCGTCGTGCTGCCGGTCGCGGAGGGTGTCCTGGGGGCGGCCGGCGCGGCCGCGCTCGTTACAGGTCACCAGCGGGGGCTGCAGGCCGTACTCGTCGCGGGAGCCGCCGTCTTCGCGCTCTACGCCGGCTATACGCGTCACGTCCTCGCCCTCGGCCGTGGAGGGCCGTGCGGCTGTTCCGGCCAGGATGTGCCCCTGAGCCGCTGGGTGACCCGGCGGGCCGCGGCCCTCGCCGTGTTCGCGATGAGCGGCGCCGCCGTCGTCGGGGCCGGCCCCGTACGCCTCTCCACGGCGGAGCTGATCACTCTGCTGCTCGCGGCTCCCGCCTGCACAACGCTGCTGTGGTACCTGCCCGCTGCCATGCACGAGCCGACCCCAGCCTCCGTCCACCCGCCGACCAGGGCCACTGCTCACCAGCAGGACAGGGCCACCGTGCACCGGACCGCCGAAGGAGTGCCAACGCGATGGACTTCACCACCAGCGCCCTGA